In Candidatus Sericytochromatia bacterium, the genomic window CAGGCGATCGCCCGGCCGCTCGCCCCGCCCCAAACACAGGCGAGACAGGTCCCCAGGCGCAGCCAGCGCATCGCGGCCTGGCGCTGGACTCGGGCTTGCCGCGCGACCGAGGAAGCGGCGCACGCGGCCCGCAGCGGGGTGGGCGGGAGAAAACTCGGAAACACGAAACTCACGGGCAAGGTTGGGTTCAGACCAAAAAATGCTATAGTATTGCATTAGCATCGTCAAGCGCGGGTCGCCCCCAGCGGTCGTTCTGACCGCGTCCCGGCACCTCGAAGCCCGGCAGGTCAGTCGGAGGCCCGCTTGACGCGCAGGCGTCACCGCCCTATCGTGACATGTCATAGTTTGGCGTCTTTCGCCCCTCCGGGATCCCCATGACCCTCGACAATACCCTGATGTACGGCCTGGTCACCGCCAGCACGACCATGGCCGGAGGGATGTGGCTGGCCTCCCGTCCCCGGCGCTGGCTGACGCACGAACGCCTGTCGGCCATGATGGCGCTGGGAGCGGGACTGCTGCTGGCCGTGCTCTTCTTTGAATTGCTGCCGGCCTCCCTGCATCAGGGCGACGAAGGCCGGGCCTTGACCTGGCTGTTTGGCGGCATTGTGGCCGTCATGCTCTTCGAGCGCTACCTGGCGCCTCACCTCGACCTGGTGGGGGACGAGGATGAAGTGGCCTGTGGACACGGGCACACCGGGCACCATGACCACGACCACGGGGAACACGGGCACGGGCACGTGCATGGCTATGCCCAGGAAGGGGTGGCCCAGGGTGAGGTCGCTCACGCCCACCTGCTCAGCCACGGGACGGCCTGTTCCGCGCTCGGATGCCTGATGGTCTGCACCTTCTTCGACGGCGTGGCGATGGCCGCTGGCTTCACGTTGAACTTCAGCATCGGACTGCTGGTCATGGTGGGCTTGCTGGCGCATATCCTGCCGGAAGGCATGCTGGCCGCCGCCGTGGTGCTGGCGGCCGGGCGCTCCCGGCGCCTGGCTCACCGTGCCGCGATTGCCACCGGAGCGGCCTTCCTGCTGGGGCTCGGGTTACCGCTCGCCCTCGGCGGGGCCACCGGAACGCTCGGCTTCGCGCTGCCACTGGCGGCCGGCGTGTTGCTTTACGTGGTCTTGGCTCAGTTGATCCCGGTGGCGTTGCGCACGGCGAACGGCGTGCCCCTGGTGCTCTCGGGGGCCGTGCTGTTCGGACTGCTCGAACGGCTGCTGCCGCATAGCCATTGAAGGTCGTGGGGCCGGCCGCGTTCGTCGGGCAGGGCCACAGAGAACACCGCACATGACCTCACGAAACCAGACCGAGCGTCCCATCGTCCTGGCTTCTCGGTCGCCACGACCGGCCTTTTGCCAGTCTGGCAGGCGCGCTTGCGTCACGGGACTGCTCACCACGCTTGGCTTGACCGCCTGCCTGAACGCCCGCCCCCTGACGGGTCCGCACGCGGTCCTGATCGTGGGCCCGCCCGAACCGCCGGCACGGGCCCCCCTGGTCGCAGCACCAGGGGTCACGCCCGCGCAGCCCCAGGCCACGCCGCAGCCCCCCGCGCCGTCCGCCTCGCCACTCCCCGTGCCCGCTCGGCCCGTTGGTGGGGCGGGGGGCAGCGTTCCGGACGGC contains:
- a CDS encoding ZIP family metal transporter; the encoded protein is MTLDNTLMYGLVTASTTMAGGMWLASRPRRWLTHERLSAMMALGAGLLLAVLFFELLPASLHQGDEGRALTWLFGGIVAVMLFERYLAPHLDLVGDEDEVACGHGHTGHHDHDHGEHGHGHVHGYAQEGVAQGEVAHAHLLSHGTACSALGCLMVCTFFDGVAMAAGFTLNFSIGLLVMVGLLAHILPEGMLAAAVVLAAGRSRRLAHRAAIATGAAFLLGLGLPLALGGATGTLGFALPLAAGVLLYVVLAQLIPVALRTANGVPLVLSGAVLFGLLERLLPHSH